Sequence from the Guyparkeria hydrothermalis genome:
CGCGCCCGCCAGAGCTCACCCGGATCGACCTGCAGGCTTGCCGCCTCGAATCTCAGGTTCGCGCCCTGCTCGGGTGTCCAGGAGAGACCGGCGACACGCATGCCGCGCCAGGGCGTACCGGACACCTCGTCGACCGTGAGGGCGCCGAGGTGGCGTTCGGCCTGCGCGACACCCCACTGCACGCCACTGGGCGTCGAGGTGAGCCACCACAACCCGACCAGCAACAGAAGCGTGGCGAGCACGACCGACCAGCCAATGACCAGCACCACGCGTCGAGCCCAGACCAACAGGGTGAACAGCCTCCGACCCCGGTTCAAAACGCGGCCCCCAGCCCGAGGTGCAACCGCGGCAAGCCATCGCTGCCATCGAGCGGCTGCGCCACGTCGAGGCGGACCATGCCCACCGGGGATCGCCAGCGCACGCCCAGCCCGGCACCGGTCTTGAGCTCCGCCTGGGGATCGATGTAGGCATTGCCGGTATCGACGAAGGCGGCGACATACCAGTCATCGCGGACCACCGGGTACATGGCCTCGACGCTGCCGACCAGCAGGTACTTGCCGCCGATCAGTGTGCCGTCTTCGTTCTCCGGCGCGAGCGACTCGTACTCGTAGCCGCGCACGGAACGGTCGCCGCCGGTGAAGAACCGCAGCGAGCGCGGCATCTTGTCGAACTCGTCGGTCACGATCATGCCGGCCTCGCCCCGCCCGGCGAAGATCCAGCGGCCCAGCGACAGATAGCCGCCGACGAACAGGTGCCCACGGACGAAGCTCGTCGCCGAGAGCACGGGCTCGGCCGCCCCCTGCAGCGAGACGTCGACCACCACCCCTTCGCTGGGAAAGAGCGGATCGTCCAACCCGTCGTACCCCAGCCGGCCGCCGAGGATGGCGAAGCCGTTCGATTCGGGAGGCTCGTCGCCGTAGCGGGTGCGGTCGAGCAGGTACTCGGTGAACAGCGACCGGGTCCAGCGATCGCCTTCGTACGCCCATTGCAGGCCGGTCGCCGCTGCGGTGGTGAGGATGTCGTTGTTGTCCTCGCGCGTCGCTCGGGCGTAGATGTCGTAGCGCTCACGCAGCGGATCGGCGGCGCGGGGGATGGTGTAGGTGGTGTCGATGCGCTGCTCGATCGCCGAGAGCTGGGTACGCGCCGCCCACTGATGCCCACGCTTGTTGACGTAGCGACGCGTCACCTTGGCCCCGACACGCGGACCGACATCGGTGGCATAGCCGGCGCTGAGTTCGTAGGAGGTGCGCGCGTTACGGCGCGTGGTGATGTCGACCGGCACCTCGAGATCCTCGCGCTCGTCCAGCCGCGGCCGGACCGAGACCGATTCGAAGTACTCGGTGCCGGTGAGGTTCTGGTTCATCGCCAGCAGGTCCGCACTGGTGTACGGCGTCCCCGACGGCACGCCGACCAGGCGCCGCGCCAGCTGCGGCTCGAGGATCGACTGCTCGATGGTCACCTCGCCGAAGCGATAGCGCTGCCCCGGATCGAGGGCCAGCTTGATCCGCGCCGCCTGCTGTTCCGGGTCGACCCGCAACTCACGCGTGGTGAAGCGCGCATCGAGATAGCCCTGTTTCTGCACCCGCGAGAGCAACCCGTCGCGAAAGGCATCGTAGGCCGCCTGGTCGAGCGGCTCGCCTTCCTCGGGCCGGTTGTCCTCGAGGAAGGTCTCGACCGATTCGAGCGACTCGATCGCCGTCGGCAGTTCGATGCTGACCGACTCGATCTTTGTCACCGGGCCGGCATCGATGTCGAGGGCCGGGTCGCGGCAATCCTCCCGCGACTGGATCGAGGTGCGGATGCGCGCATTGAAATGCCCGTAGGCCTGCAGAGCCTCTTCGGCGGCCTCGGCGGCCGAGTCGAGATAGCGGCGGATCTGGGCGGTCCCGGCCTGACACGAAAAGCCGATCCGGGGAACCGACAGGCCGACGTTGGTGACCAGATCTTTCTCCGACAGCCCCGTCAGCTGCAGCTGCGGCGTGGGCGCAGCCATCGCCCCCGTCATCCCGGACGCCAGCCCGCCCAACAGCAACGCTGCAGCCAGGCAGGCCGCGCCGGGACGCGGTCGGGACGGCAACCGCCGACCCGGCGCGACCAACTACACCACCTCGGCGAGGTCGCCGTTACGCTCCAGCCAGGCACGCCGGTCGGCCGCACGCTTCTTGGCGAGCAGCATGTCGAACACCTCGATGGTGTCATCACCCTCGACCTTTAGCTGCACCAGACGGCGCGTGGCCGGGGCAAGGGTCGATTCGCGCAGCTGTACCGGATTCATCTCGCCCAGGCCCTTGAAGCGGGTCACCTGGATCTTGCCGCGGCGCTTCTCGGCCTCGAGGCGATCGATGATGCCATCGCGCTCATGCTCGTCGAGTGCGTAGAAGGTCTCCTTGCCGATGTCGATGCGGTAGAGCGGTGGCATGGCGACGAAAACGTGACCGGCGTCCACCAAGGAGGGGAAGTGGCGCAGGAACAAAGCCGAGAGCAACGTCGCGATGTGCAGGCCGTCCGAGTCCGCATCGGCGAGGATGCAGACCTTGCCGTAGCGCAGCTTGGAGAGATCGTCCGAGCCCGGCTCGAGGCCAAGGGCCACGGCGATGTCATGCACCTCCTGGCTGGCGAGCACCTGGGCCGGGTCGGTCTCCCAGGTATTCAGGATCTTGCCGCGCAGCGGCATGATCGCCTGGAAGTCGCGCTCGCGGGCCTGCTTTGCCGAGCCACCGGCCGAGTCGCCCTCGACCAGGAACAGCTCGGTGCGCGAGAGGTCGGTCGAAGCGCAGTCGGCCAGCTTGCCGGGCAGCGCCGGGCCGCTGGTGACCCGCTTGCGGGCGACCTTCTTCTCGCTCTTGATGCGACTCTGGGCCGACTCGATCGCGATCTGGGCGATTTTCTCGCCCACATCCGGGTGCTGGTTGAGGTAGAGCGACAGCGCGTCCTTGACCACGCCGCTGATGAAGCTGGCCGACTCGCGCGAGGAGAGCCGCTCCTTGGTCTGGCCGGCGAACTGGGGGTCGTGCAACTTGGCCGAGAGCACGAAGCGCACCCGGTCGAAGACGTCCTCCGGCGACAGGCGCACCCCGCGCGGCAGGAGGCTGCGAAACTCGCAGAACTCGCGGATCGCCTCGGTCAGCCCCTGGCGCAGGCCGTTGACGTGGGTGCCGCCCTGCAGGGTCGGGATCAGGTTGACGTAGCTTTCGGTCAGCCCCTCGCCCGGCTCGGTGGCCCAGACCACCGCCCAGGCAACTTCCTGGGCCCGGCCACCATCGGGTGCCTTCATGTGACCGACGAAGCCCTCGGGCGGCAGCACCTCCTGGTCGCGCACGCTCTCGAGCAGGTAGTCGCGCAGGCCGTCGGCATAGCACCAGTCCTCGCGCTCACCGCTGGCCTGGTCGGTCAGGCTGACCTTGAGCCCCGGGCAGAGCACCGCCTTGGCGCGCAAGACGTGGCGCAGCCGGGCCATGTTGAAACGCGGCTGGTCGAAGTAGCTGGTGTCCGGCCAGAAGGTGAGCGTCGTACCGGTGTTGCGCTTGCCGACCGTGTCGATGACCTCCAGCGGCCGGGTGACGTCGC
This genomic interval carries:
- a CDS encoding autotransporter assembly complex protein TamA, producing the protein MAAPTPQLQLTGLSEKDLVTNVGLSVPRIGFSCQAGTAQIRRYLDSAAEAAEEALQAYGHFNARIRTSIQSREDCRDPALDIDAGPVTKIESVSIELPTAIESLESVETFLEDNRPEEGEPLDQAAYDAFRDGLLSRVQKQGYLDARFTTRELRVDPEQQAARIKLALDPGQRYRFGEVTIEQSILEPQLARRLVGVPSGTPYTSADLLAMNQNLTGTEYFESVSVRPRLDEREDLEVPVDITTRRNARTSYELSAGYATDVGPRVGAKVTRRYVNKRGHQWAARTQLSAIEQRIDTTYTIPRAADPLRERYDIYARATREDNNDILTTAAATGLQWAYEGDRWTRSLFTEYLLDRTRYGDEPPESNGFAILGGRLGYDGLDDPLFPSEGVVVDVSLQGAAEPVLSATSFVRGHLFVGGYLSLGRWIFAGRGEAGMIVTDEFDKMPRSLRFFTGGDRSVRGYEYESLAPENEDGTLIGGKYLLVGSVEAMYPVVRDDWYVAAFVDTGNAYIDPQAELKTGAGLGVRWRSPVGMVRLDVAQPLDGSDGLPRLHLGLGAAF
- the parE gene encoding DNA topoisomerase IV subunit B, with protein sequence MAERSDYTAGSIEVLTGLDPVKKRPGMYTDTSRPNHLAQEVIDNSVDEAISGYAGSIDVVVHEDGALSVSDDGRGMPVDVHPEHGISGVELILTRLHAGGKFSDKSYQFSGGLHGVGVSVVNALSTRLVVDIKRDGKLHRIEFAHGDVTRPLEVIDTVGKRNTGTTLTFWPDTSYFDQPRFNMARLRHVLRAKAVLCPGLKVSLTDQASGEREDWCYADGLRDYLLESVRDQEVLPPEGFVGHMKAPDGGRAQEVAWAVVWATEPGEGLTESYVNLIPTLQGGTHVNGLRQGLTEAIREFCEFRSLLPRGVRLSPEDVFDRVRFVLSAKLHDPQFAGQTKERLSSRESASFISGVVKDALSLYLNQHPDVGEKIAQIAIESAQSRIKSEKKVARKRVTSGPALPGKLADCASTDLSRTELFLVEGDSAGGSAKQARERDFQAIMPLRGKILNTWETDPAQVLASQEVHDIAVALGLEPGSDDLSKLRYGKVCILADADSDGLHIATLLSALFLRHFPSLVDAGHVFVAMPPLYRIDIGKETFYALDEHERDGIIDRLEAEKRRGKIQVTRFKGLGEMNPVQLRESTLAPATRRLVQLKVEGDDTIEVFDMLLAKKRAADRRAWLERNGDLAEVV